A stretch of DNA from Staphylococcus equorum:
ATTAGTATAACAAAGCCTAAAATGTCCCAAATAGATTCATATAAGAATGTTGGCTGGTAGTATTTGCCATTAATATACATATTATTAATAATAAAATCTGGAATATGTAAGTTTTCTAAGAATGTTCTTGAAACAGGACCGCCATGAGCTTCATGATTCATAAAGTTGCCCCATCTTCCAATACCTTGGCCTAAAATCATACTTGGTGCAATGACATCACCAATTTGAAACGGGTTAATATTTTTTTGTTTACAGATGATAATCCCTGTAACAAATCCACCTATTAAGCCACCGTGTATTGCAATACCACCGTGCCATATCATCGGAATTTCAATTGGGTTTTGAATATAATACGGCCACTGGAATACAACGAAATAAAGTCTCGCCATAATAAATCCAAATATTGCACTCCAAAAAATGATATCAACTAATGTATCTGTATCAAAGCCAATTCGTTTCACACCTTCTTGAGCAATAAAATAACCCAAGAGTATCCCAACAGCGATAATAATTCCGTACCAACGTACTGAAATAGGCCCAAGCTCAAGTGCAATTGGATTGATATAATTTAATGTCATCATTACCTATTTCTCCTCACTATTGCTACCATTTCGTAATATTTCAGCATTTAAGCGATCATTAAACTCTTCTGCTGTATTGATGCCCATAATATTCAGTCGGTAATTCATTGCCGCAACTTCAATAATAACCGCTACGTTACGTCCAGGTCGTACAGGAATTGTTTTTTTCGTAATTTCAGTATCTAAGATACGTAATTTTTCTTCATTTAAGCCGACTCGATCATATAATTTGTCTTTATGCCAGTTTTCTAAATGAATATTTAAACGCAATCGTTTTTCAGTTAAAATCGAACCTGCACCAAACAATGTCATTACATTAATGATACCTAAGCCTCTAATTTCTAATAAATGTTCTATTAATTTAGGTGCTCTCCCAATCAATTCGTCTTTACTAATTTCTCTAATTTCCACATTATCATCTGCTACTAATCTATGACCACGTTTTATTAATTCTAATGCCGTTTCACTTTTACCGATTCCAGAATCACCAGTAATCAGTACACCTACACCATAAACGTCGACAAGTACTCCATGCAGTGATGTTGTTCGTGCGAGTTCATGTTCTAAAAATGTAGTTAAACGACTCA
This window harbors:
- the hprK gene encoding HPr(Ser) kinase/phosphatase, which codes for MLTTKSLVDRFELDLIVGEAGLNKQIKNTDISRPGLEMAGYFSHYASDRIQLLGTTELSFYNLLPDEERKGRMRKLCRPDTPAIIVTRDLEPPEELIAAAKELDTPLIASTIATTQLMSRLTTFLEHELARTTSLHGVLVDVYGVGVLITGDSGIGKSETALELIKRGHRLVADDNVEIREISKDELIGRAPKLIEHLLEIRGLGIINVMTLFGAGSILTEKRLRLNIHLENWHKDKLYDRVGLNEEKLRILDTEITKKTIPVRPGRNVAVIIEVAAMNYRLNIMGINTAEEFNDRLNAEILRNGSNSEEK
- the lgt gene encoding prolipoprotein diacylglyceryl transferase, whose amino-acid sequence is MMTLNYINPIALELGPISVRWYGIIIAVGILLGYFIAQEGVKRIGFDTDTLVDIIFWSAIFGFIMARLYFVVFQWPYYIQNPIEIPMIWHGGIAIHGGLIGGFVTGIIICKQKNINPFQIGDVIAPSMILGQGIGRWGNFMNHEAHGGPVSRTFLENLHIPDFIINNMYINGKYYQPTFLYESIWDILGFVILILLRKHLRIGDTFCLYLIWYSIGRFFVEGMRTDSLMLTSDIRVAQLMSIILIIVGIVIMIIRRVKYNAPRYKDVGPLTWSNQKVK